In the genome of Polyangiaceae bacterium, the window TCACGGATGATGCCTCACTCGCTAAACGCGTTCGAAGACGCAAAGGAAGGAGTCAGCCATGCAGCATGTTGCGATCGATCTTGGTGGCCAGGAATCTCAAATCTGCGTTCGCGACGACAAGGGCCAACTCGTGGAGGAAGTCCGCTGGGGTACGCGCAAGCTTGCTCAGTACCTTCGAGGGCAACCGATGAGCCGGATCGTGATGGAGACGTCATCGGAGGCCTTCCACTTGGCGGATCTGGCCATGGAGATGGGGCACGAGGTCAAGGTCGTCCCGTCGGCTCTGGCGCCCACGCTTGGTGTCGGAAGTCGCGGAGTCAAGACGGACCGGCGAGATGCACGGGTCCTCAGCGAGGTGTCGAGCCGTATCGAGCTTCCCTCGGTACACATTCCGTCCACGAAGTCGCGCGAGCGCAAGGCGGCCTGCACTGCACGCGAGAGTCTGGTGTCGGCACGCACGCAGCTGATCAACACCGTGCGTGGGTGGCTCCGAACACAGCTCCTATCGGTCCGCACATGTGTTCCCAGCGTTTTCCCGGAGCGAGTGCGTCGAGCAGCGCTCGCTGGAGAAAGCGGGCACGCCCTGTACATCGAGCAGATCTTGGTCGTCATCGAGTCGCTCAATCAGCAGATTGCAGGCGCGGACAAGGAGCTGAAGCAGATGGCGCAGCACGACACACTATGCCAGCTCTTGATGACGGTCCCTGGCGTCGGAACGGTGACAGCCATCCGCTTCATTGCCGCGGTCGACGACGTCAGTCGCTTCGC includes:
- a CDS encoding IS110 family transposase produces the protein MQHVAIDLGGQESQICVRDDKGQLVEEVRWGTRKLAQYLRGQPMSRIVMETSSEAFHLADLAMEMGHEVKVVPSALAPTLGVGSRGVKTDRRDARVLSEVSSRIELPSVHIPSTKSRERKAACTARESLVSARTQLINTVRGWLRTQLLSVRTCVPSVFPERVRRAALAGESGHALYIEQILVVIESLNQQIAGADKELKQMAQHDTLCQLLMTVPGVGTVTAIRFIAAVDDVSRFATAHQLQSFLGLVPGENSNSNRKQRTSITKAGPPRVRWALGQAVWSMRKARPLDPLVQWALQVEKRRGRKIAMTAMARRLAGIMYAMWRDQARYQPSKLLQRQP